In the Melitaea cinxia chromosome 28, ilMelCinx1.1, whole genome shotgun sequence genome, one interval contains:
- the LOC123667516 gene encoding porphobilinogen deaminase, producing MDTKSNVIRVGSRKSELALIQTNFVIDSLKKVYPDKEFSIVTMTTLGDRILNVSLPKIGEKSLFTKDLEDALRNNTVDFVVHSLKDLPTSLPEGLAIGAVFEREDPRDALVLREDIKDCTLSTLPAGSVIGTSSLRRTAQLRGSFPHLTIQDVRGNLNTRLRKLDAPTKDYSALLLANAGLQRMGWGNRVSKILPCAEMMYAVGQGALAVECRSDNTELLTMLAPFNHPETYCRVLAERSFLKTLGGGCSAPVGVSTRLKPIESNFKLTITGAVWSLDGVTKVDHTLELTFPQIKRTQKHNLSPTEETANKKIKTDEEKVNKTYNPLEELDKMIAEKKGDLNCEDLGTQEDLANLETPRIFCGLSENLNIPLDVITKCDDLGKDLANNLISKGALDVMKVTQDLIRSSVAKS from the exons ATGGATACTAAATCGAATGTTATTCGCGTTGGATCTAGGAAAAGTGAg ctggCACTCATTCAAACTAACTTTGTTATAGACAGCTTAAAGAAGGTTTATCCAGATAAGGAGTTTTCAATAG ttactatGACAACACTAGGCGACCGAATCTTGAATGTGTCGTTACCTAAAATAGGAGAGAAATCACTATTTACGAAAGATTTAGAAGACGCCCTGAGGAACAATACAGTTGACTTTGTTGTACATTCACTCAAAGATTTGCCGACATCACTGCCAGAGGGTCTTGCTATTGGTGCTGTTTTTGAAAG ggAAGATCCAAGAGACGCTTTAGTTCTTCGAGAAGACATAAAAGACTGCACGCTTTCCACACTACCAGCTGGATCTGTTATTG GTACATCGTCGCTACGTCGAACGGCACAATTACGAGGTTCCTTTCCACATCTAACAATACAAGATGTGAGAGGTAACCTAAACACTAGGCTGAGGAAACTCGACGCGCCGACGAAGGACTATTCTGCGTTATTACTTGCGAACGCTGGTTTGCAGAGAATGGGTTGGGGTAACAGGGTTTCCAAG ATACTGCCGTGTGCAGAAATGATGTACGCGGTCGGTCAAGGAGCGTTAGCAGTCGAGTGTAGGTCAGATAATACAGAACTATTGACTATGTTGGCACCCTTCAACCATCCTGAGACTTATTGTCGAGTGTTAGCGGAGAGAAGCTTTCTTAAGACTTTGG GTGGCGGTTGTAGCGCACCAGTCGGTGTTTCAACAAGGCTAAAGCCCATCGAATCAAACTTTAAACTAACAATAACAGGCGCAGTATGGAGTTTAGACGGTGTCACCAAAGTGGATCACACTCTAGAACTAACATTCCCACAGATAAAGAGAACTCAGAAACATAATCTGAGTCCTACTGAGGAAACagctaataaaaaaatcaaaacagatGAAGAAAAAGTCAATAAAACATATAATCCCCTTGAAGAACTTGATAAAATGATAGCAGAGAAAAAAGGTGACTTGAACTGTGAAGATTTGGGAACCCAAGAAGATTTGGCCAACTTAGAAACCCCAAGAATCTTCTGTGGTTTATCAGAAAACCTAAATATTCCATTGGATGTTATAACCAAGTGTGATGATTTGGGTAAAGATTTAgcgaataatttaatatcaaaaggTGCTTTAGATGTAATGAAAGTCACTCAAGACCTAATTAGAAGTTCCGTTGCAAAGTCTTGA